Proteins co-encoded in one Megalops cyprinoides isolate fMegCyp1 chromosome 1, fMegCyp1.pri, whole genome shotgun sequence genomic window:
- the LOC118782075 gene encoding mitogen-activated protein kinase kinase kinase 3-like: MNERQALHSIMKDLVALQMTRRQPLPGYDMGRPKTASPTNRQDDVRIKFEFCGERRILMFGRPVQFEEVKQKVKTVFGQQLDLHYMNNELSIPLRSQDDLDKAIDLLDRSSNMKSIKILLLTQEHNNAPSPSHATVCKQVRIKASQSTGDVNTVYQSSEPRGRHLSTSSQNTGRSSPPPGYVPERQQRIARQGSYTSINSEGEFIPETSDQCVLDPWSSAENSVSGSCQSLDSNSDSPSFRKSRMYRAKSYPDNRQEYSDRENHIYEKVVGKGGTYPRRYHVSLQHKDHNEGRRTFPRIRRPQGNLFTLVPSRRALNDSEESLGSSWQLVDAQGRLRPQDRSVPHKSPSAPLTWRRGKLLGQGAFGRVYLCYDVDTGRELAAKQVQFDPDSPETSKEVSALECEIQLLKNLHHERIVQYYGCLRDHNEKTLTIFMEYMPGGSVKDQLKAYGALTENVTRKYTRQILEGMSYLHSNMIVHRDIKGANILRDSAGNVKLGDFGASKRLQTICMSGTGIRSVTGTPYWMSPEVISGEGYGRKADVWSLGCTVVEMLTEKPPWAEYEAMAAIFKIATQPTNPVLPSHISDHTRDFVRRIFVEAKHRPSAEELLRHPFSQILC, from the exons ATGA ATGAGCGGCAGGCCCTCCACTCCATCATGAAGGACCTGGTGGCGCTGCAGATGACCCGGCGCCAGCCCCTGCCTGGGTACGACATGGGCCGGCCCAAAACTGCCAGCCCCACCAACAGACAG GATGATGTCAGAATCAAGTTTGAGTTCTgtggagagagaag GATCCTCATGTTTGGGCGGCCAGTGCAGTTTGAGGAGGTCAAGCAGAAAGTAAAAACTGTGTTTGGCCAGCAGCTGGATCTGCACTACATGAACAATGAG CTGTCCATCCCTCTGCGCAGTCAGGATGACCTGGACAAGGCCATCGACCTGCTGGACCGCAGCTCCAACATGAAGAGCATTAAGATCCTCCTGCTCACCCAGGAGCACAACAAC GCCCCATCCCCCTCCCATGCCACTGTCTGCAAGCAGGTGCGCATCAAGGCCTCACAGTCCACTGGTGACGTCAACACAGTCTACCAGTCCTCCGAGCCCAGGGGGCGCCATCTCTCCACCA GTTCTCAGAACACGGGGCGCAGCTCCCCACCGCCTGGCTACGTACCGGAGCGTCAGCAGCGCATCGCCCGTCAGGGCTCCTACACCAGCATCAACAGTGAGGGGGAGTTCATCCCCGAAACCAGCGACCAGTGT GTGCTGGACCCATGGAGTAGTGCTGAGAACTCCGTATCCGGCAGCTGTCAGTCTCTGGACAGCAACTCGGACAG cCCCTCCTTCAGGAAGTCCCGGATGTACAGAGCCAAGAGTTACCCGGACAATCGTCAGGAGTACTCGG ACCGTGAGAACCATATCTACGAAAAGGTCGTGGGTAAAGGAGGGACGTACCCCCGCCGGTACCATGTGTCCCTGCAGCACAAGGACCACAATGAAG gcCGGAGGACGTTCCCGCGGATCCGGCGGCCCCAGGGGAACCTCTTCACCCTGGTCCCATCACGGCGGGCCCTGAACGACAGCGAGGAGAGCCTGGGCTCCAGCTGGCAGCTGGTGGACGCGCAGGGACGGCTGCGCCCGCAGGACCGCAGCGTACCTCACAAGT CTCCCAGTGCCCCCCTGACCTGGAGGCGGGGCAAGCTCTTGGGACAAGGTGCTTTTGGGAGGGTCTACTTGTGCTACGACGTGGATACCGGCCGAGAGCTCGCTGCCAAGCAAGTCCAGTTTGACCCAGATAGCCCCGAGACCAGCAAG GAGGTGAGCGCTCTGGAGTGTGAGATCCAGCTGCTGAAGAACCTCCATCACGAGCGCATCGTGCAGTACTACGGCTGCCTGCGCGACCACAACGAGAAGACCCTCACCATCTTCATGGAGTACATGCCAGGG GGGTCAGTGAAAGACCAGCTGAAAGCTTATGGAGCCCTGACAGAGAATGTGACCCGAAAGTACACCAGGCAGATCTTAGAGGGGATGTCCTACCTGCACAGCAACATGATTGTGCACCGTGATATCAAAG GTGCCAACATTCTTCGGGACTCTGCGGGGAACGTGAAGCTAGGGGACTTTGGAGCCAGCAAGAGGCTCCAGACCATCTGCATGTCCGGCACTGGCATCCGCTCTGTCACTGGCACCCCCTACTGGATGAGCCCGGAAGTGATCAGTGGGGAGGGCTATGGCAGGAAGGCAGACGTATG GAGTCTTGGCTGCACTGTGGTGGAGATGCTTACAGAAAAGCCCCCGTGGGCAGAGTACGAAGCCATGGCGGCCATCTTCAAGATTGCCACTCAGCCCACCAACCCTGTGCTGCCATCCCACATCTCGGACCACACCCGGGACTTTGTGCGCCGCATCTTTGTGGAGGCCAAGCACCGGCCCAGTGCCGAGGAGCTGCTACGACACCCCTTCTCCCAGATCCTGTGCTGA
- the LOC118782201 gene encoding translational activator of cytochrome c oxidase 1 translates to MFGGVLLIRGLLPRYCQRATSSSVLLSAELCSVHPQLVRLAQSPQWALRSGRAVHQCSVMCAGHNKWSKVKHVKGPKDAARSQMFLKLSMMIRIAVREGGPNPDFNAHLANLIEQCRSRNMPKASIEAAIKGADKSKALCSLYEARGPGASMLLIEVLTDNNARTFHEVKHLLHKHGGMMCDGARHSFERKGVVLASGEGVSMDRALELAIEAGAEDVRETEDEEEKPLLQFVCGVSELRGVRSTLEDLGIPTLSAGLEFVPHNPALLPLDELEAASRLLEILNDYPDVVRVWDNIQAAN, encoded by the exons ATGTTTGGGGGAGTGTTGCTGATACGGGGTCTCTTACCCCGGTACTGTCAGAGAGCTACGTCTTCCTCTGTGCTCTTAAGTGCAGAACTTTGCTCAGTTCACCCCCAACTGGTCAGGTTAGCCCAGTCCCCTCAATGGGCTCTGCGGTCTGGTCGTGCAGTGCACCAGTGTTCAGTGATGTGTGCTGGTCACAATAAGTGGTCCAAGGTGAAGCATGTGAAAGGGCCCAAAGATGCAGCCCGCAGTCAAATGTTCCTGAAGTTGTCCATGATGATCAGGATAGCGGTTAGAG AGGGAGGCCCTAATCCTGACTTCAATGCCCACCTGGCAAACCTCATAGAGCAGTGCAGGAGCAGAAACATGCCTAAAGCCTCCATTGAGGCTGCCATCAAGGGGGCG GATAAGTCAAAGGCACTGTGCAGCTTGTATGAGGCCCGGGGACCTGGCGCCTCCATGCTGCTCATTGAGGTTCTGACTGACAACAATGCACGGACCTTTCACGAGGTGAAACATCTGCTCCACAAACACGG TGGGATGATGTGTGATGGGGCACGGCACAGTTTTGAGAGGAAGGGGGTGGTGCTGGCATCAGGAGAGGGTGTGTCCATGGACCGTGCTCTTGAGCTGGCTATTGAAGCAGGTGCAGAGGATGTAAGGGAGactgaggatgaggaggagaagcCATTGCTGCAG tttgtgtgtggagTGTCTGAATTGCGGGGGGTGAGGAGCACTCTGGAAGACCTGGGCATCCCCACACTGTCAGCAGGCCTGGAGTTTGTGCCTCACAACCCTGCCTTACTACCCCTGGACGAGCTGGAAGCAGCCTCGCGTCTGTTGGAAATCCTGAACGACTACCCTGATGTAGTCCGAGTCTGGGACAACATCCAAGCAGCAAACTAA